One window of the Esox lucius isolate fEsoLuc1 chromosome 8, fEsoLuc1.pri, whole genome shotgun sequence genome contains the following:
- the henmt1 gene encoding small RNA 2'-O-methyltransferase translates to MMNSIFTPPVYIQRHEFVVDFVKKNKPKKVIDLGCSNCTLLRKLKFHREIEVLAGVDIDSDVIRNIMYALAPIPSDYLQPGDHPLTINLYQGSVTDRDPRTKGFDLVTSIELIEHLQLEDVDMFTEVVFGYMAPVAAIISTPNADFNPLLPRLTGFRHPQHRFEWTKAEFQTWALKACREFGYVVEFTGVGQIQGQEESIGFCSQIGVFQRVRSLSDASCRQGDVTEERLPYRLLYDVVYPSLCDNNIFHRTLMNEVLYWAETLRKGQMVTAGQGGEHTERLEERMEREESQTGGEQQCGRREVNEELEGQTTAQGHEEPYRAGRSVCIPLARLWSCPRVQALSGTVQHLKEVLLDDPRVEVTEDDTVMVLAGDEEDDDEDPELDENINNAETDQSLDSSVENKDWEIDLG, encoded by the exons ATGATGAATTCAATATTTACTCCACCAGTGTACATACAACGACACGAATTTGTCGTCGATTTTGTCAAGAAGAACAAACCCAAAAAG GTGATAGACTTGGGATGCAGTAACTGCACTCTCCTTAGGAAACTGAAGTTTCACAGAGAAATTGAAGTGCTTGCTGGAGTGGACATTGACAGTGACGTTATCAGGAATATAAT GTATGCCCTGGCACCGATTCCAAGTGACTACTTGCAGCCAGGTGATCACCCCTTGACCATTAACCTGTACCAGGGATCAGTCACTGATAGGGATCCCCGCACCAAAGGATTTGATCTGGTGACCAGTATTGAGCT CATTGAACACCTGCAACTTGAGGATGTGGATATGTTCACTGAGGTTGTGTTTGGCTACATGGCTCCTGTAGCAGCGATCATTAGCACCCCAAATGCTGATTTCAACCCACTACTCCCCAGGCTAACAGGATTCAGACACCCCCAGCACAGATTTGAGTGGACCAAAGCTGAGTTTCAGACCTG GGCACTGAAAGCGTGCAGAGAGTTTGGTTATGTGGTGGAGTTTACAGGTGTAGGACAAATTCAAGGCCAGGAGGAAAGCATTGGGTTCTGCTCACAGATTGGAGTGTTTCAGAGAGTCCGGTCGTTAAGTGATGCATCATGCCGTCAAGGTGATGTCACAGAGGAGCGTCTTCCATACAGACTG CTATATGATGTGGTCTACCCAAGTCTGTGCGACAATAACATCTTCCACAGGACCCTGATGAACGAGGTCCTTTACTGGGCTGAGACACTTCGGAAAGGACAGATGGTGACTGCAGGACAGGGGGGTGAACACACTGAACGGTTGGAAGAGAGAATGGAAAGAGAAGAGAGTCAGACAGGCGGAGAACAGCAGTGCGGGAGAAGGGAAGTGAATGAAGAGTTGGAGGGACAGACAACAGCCCAGGGTCATGAGGAGCCCTACAGAGCAGGGCGGTCTGTGTGTATACCCCTGGCCCGGTTGTGGTCCTGCCCCAGAGTGCAGGCACTGAGTGGTACAGTCCAGCATCTGAAAGAAGTCCTACTGGATGACCCCAGAGTAGAGGTGACTGAGGACGACACCGTCATGGTGTTGGCAGGTGATGAGGAAGACGACGATGAGGATCCAGAGTTGGATGAGAACATTAATAATGCAGAGACTGATCAGTCTTTGGACAGTAGTGTGGAGAATAAGGACTGGGAGATTGACCTTGGTTAA
- the LOC105009222 gene encoding protein FAM102B isoform X3 has translation MSASAGTGMLDPCVCRVSVRKELKGGKTYAKLGFADLNLAEFAGSGNTTRRCLLEGYDTKNTRQDNSILKVVISTQLMSGDPCFKTPPSTGTFIGVQGNAESLLEERKGGDTQTAFMESREGKCSSVSDELGGSCHSRTSSYASQQSKVSGYSTGHSRSSSLSECTHRRNTSVGSASTGIASIPEPLDDQRESRDQRESRDRERGDREARTGMMPPTAGTSACTALAEHPTHARTTSSCSVTPVKSASSNERLNRHLVKQGSMEDQMMRVEASRVDADDVVEKILQSQDFTPSLLDSSHEEEGLRLFVGPGGSTALGSHHLPTRVGAGAYEQVVIKR, from the exons ATGAGTGCGAGTGCTGGGACGGGAATGCTGGACCCCTGTGTGTGCCGAGTGTCTGTCAGGAAG GAGCTGAAGGGTGGGAAGACATATGCAAAG CTCGGCTTTGCAGACCTGAACCTGGCTGAGTTTGCTGGTTCTGGAAACACGACACGCAGATGTCTATTGGAAGGTTATGACACCAAGAACACCCGGCAGGATAACTCCATACTCAAG GTTGTCATCAGCACACAACTGATGTCTGGGGACCCCTGTTTTAAAAC GCCTCCATCCACAGGCACGTTCATCGGTGTCCAGGGAAATGCAGAGAGCCTcctggaggagagaaagggtggGGACACTCAGACAGCTTTCATGG AGAGCCGTGAAGGAAAGTGTTCTTCTGTTTCCGATGAACTCGGGGGCTCCTGCCATTCCCGAACATCCAGCTACGCTAGTCAGCAGTCTAAAGTCTCAG GCTACAGCACGGGTCACTCGCGCTCCTCCAGCTTGTCAGAGTGTACCCACCGCCGGAACACGTCTGTGGGGAGCGCCTCCACTGGTATCGCCAGCATCCCAGAACCCTTGGACGAccagagggagagcagggaccagagggagagcagggaccgggagagaggagacagggaagccAGGACTGGGATGATGCCCCCTACCGCAGGGACGTCAGCCTGCACAGCTCTGGCGGAACACCCCACCCACGCCAGAACGACAAGCTCCTGCTCCGTCACCCCGGTGAAGAGTGCCTCGTCAAACGAACGCCTCAACAG GCACCTGGTGAAACAAGGCTCGATGGAGGATCAGATGATGAGGGTGGAGGCTTCCAGGGTGGATGCTGATGACGTGGTGGAGAAGATCCTCCAGAGCCAGGACTTCACCCCCAGCCTGCTGGACTCCAGCCATGAAG AGGAAGGCCTGCGGTTGTTTGTTGGTCCCGGAGGTAGCACTGCCCTTGGAAGCCACCACCTGCCTACAAG GGTTGGTGCCGGTGCGTATGAGCAAGTGGTGATTAAACGTTAG